A stretch of Mytilus edulis chromosome 11, xbMytEdul2.2, whole genome shotgun sequence DNA encodes these proteins:
- the LOC139493938 gene encoding uncharacterized protein, translating into MPPYKNVYYRKYDIDVFDNLQEHIEMFSNIGNVAVIGDLNGRVGQEPDNITGDVIDKQLQDNISFINYVNDDVFLNRHSEDIKPPNNFGQRILQLCKNSGLRICNGRFGKESQKITFNNKNGCSVIDYMLISQNIMFNVINSFSVGSFNHFSCHAPLEVDFNLTDNVVNKDQCNCINHVCDIFKWNEGCEDQIRDSLLLNAQQFEHLLTNIDEISDIDCCVEELNKLLKDIFEQYTKSEVKYKKHCDSCPTSSKTRDQKDDKPWFTDECKSLYRDYLRAMMDFNRYRSNENRLLFNLAKQRYKRLENQLKRQYKNQQGDMLSKLRKNNPKRFYRKFKKCKKTITHTLTVEEFEKHFKNLISKDVTTEDQQSDSIPEVVYEELDSPFTDLELDTSIKYLKRDKSTGYDNIMNEYILTSRNFIKPVLCKLFNRILSAGDFPEIWVNNIIIPVFKKGPVDDPGNYRGISLVSHVGKLFTSIINTRLTKWSEKHNIITDAQFGFKPGYGTTDAIFALHSLISKSLRSGKRFYCCFIDYKKAFDSVSHFKLWLRLIRCGISGNLLTVIKSMYAKIKCCIKLEGNFSNFFQSNVGLMQGESLSPFLYSLYINDIENELLSQGCQSYELKMLNLYLLMYADDTVLFSETVDGLQKMIDSVDIYSREYDLDINLSKTKIVVFRNRGLVKATEKWYLNDVDIELCDEFTYLGLLFKYNGNFVHTQKMLANQGRKALFSLYSKIYDDCFNHETMLSLFDTYVSSILNYSCEVWGHHKAENIEKVHLSFLKRILKVKTTTVNYMVYSELGRYPLYIERYCRMLRYWFKLLKTDNCILQSCYQEMLERSILKPRDKQNWACEIRNILFRYGCQDVWLHQNVINVDHFLLEIVNRMKGSFVSEMNAFFNESSKCNFYRYIHDPDTIQFYLQKPVNYVFKPYISRYRLSAHCLNIETGRFCNIERENRLCNMCDKNMIEDEYHYILQCEKYSDIRKTYIKPFYWKKPSSYKLVQLLSVHNIKELNNLGKYLYLADKIRYS; encoded by the coding sequence ATGCCTCcatataaaaatgtgtactatcgtaaatatgacatAGATGTATTTGATAACTTACAAGAACATATAGAAATGTTCAGTAACATTGGTAATGTGGCCGTTATAGGTGATCTAAACGGTCGTGTAGGTCAAGAACCCGACAACATAACAGGTGATGTTATAGACAAACAATTGCAAGACAACATTTCTTTCATTAATTATGTAAATGATGATGTATTTTTAAACAGACACTCGGAAGATATCAAACCACCTAATAATTTTGGCCAACGCATCTTGCAGTTATGTAAAAACTCTGGGCTACGTATTTGTAATGGAAGATTTGGTAAAGAAAGTCAGAAAATAACATTTAACAATAAGAATGGGTGTAGTGTAATAGACTATATGTTAATTTCACAGAATATTATGTTCAATGTTATTAATAGTTTTTCTGTGGGATCGTTTAATCATTTCTCTTGTCATGCACCACTAGAAGTTGATTTTAATCTTACTGATAATGTTGTTAATAAAGACCAGTGTAATTGTATTAACcatgtttgtgatatttttaaatgGAACGAGGGGTGCGAAGATCAAATCAGAGACAGTTTATTGTTGAACGCTCAACAATTTGAACACTTACTCACAAATATAGACGAAATTAGCGATATTGATTGTTGCGTGGAAGAATTGAATAAACTTTTGAAAGATATATTCGAGCAATACACAAAGTCAGAAGTGAAATACAAAAAACATTGTGACTCCTGCCCTACAAGTAGTAAAACACGTGACCAAAAAGATGATAAACCGTGGTTTACAGACGAATGTAAAAGTTTATACAGAGACTATTTACGAGCTATGATGGATTTTAATAGATACCGGTCGAATGAAAATAGACTACTTTTTAATTTAGCCAAACAAAGATACAAACGATTGGAAAATCAGCTGAAAAGACAATATAAAAACCAACAGGGGGATATGTTATCTAAATTACGTAAAAATAACCCTAAACGATtttacaggaaatttaaaaagtgcaaaaaaaCTATTACCCATACGCTTACTGTAGAagaatttgaaaaacattttaaaaacctgATTTCAAAAGATGTCACCACAGAGGATCAGCAAAGTGATTCAATTCCAGAGGTCGTATATGAAGAATTAGACTCTCCTTTCACAGACTTGGAACTTGACActtctattaaatatttaaaacgtgATAAATCCACTGGATATGACAATATCATGAACGAATATATATTAACGAGCAGAAACTTTATCAAACCAGTATTGTGTAAGCTGTTTAACCGCATATTGAGTGCTGGCGATTTTCCAGAAATATGGGTAAATAACATTATAATACCAGTTTTCAAAAAAGGACCAGTAGATGACCCTGGCAACTATCGTGGTATATCTCTCGTATCACATGTGGGTAAACTGTTCACATCAATTATTAACACCAGGCTTACCAAATGGAGcgaaaaacacaatataataacCGATGCACAGTTTGGATTTAAACCGGGTTATGGAACAACTGACGCCATCTTCGCACTCCATTCTCTTATTTCTAAGTCTTTGCGTAGTGGAAAACGATTTTATTGTTGTTTCATAGACTATAAAAAAGCATTTGATAGTGTGTCTCATTTCAAATTGTGGTTAAGATTAATCAGATGTGGTATAAGTGGAAACTTATTAACTGTTATTAAATCTATGTATGCAAAAATTAAATGTTGTATTAAACTGGAaggaaatttttcaaatttcttccaAAGTAATGTTGGTTTGATGCAAGGAGAATCattatctccttttttatattctttgtatattaatgacattgaaaatgaACTTTTAAGTCAAGGTTGTCAGTCATATGAGTTAAAGATGCTCAATTTATATTTGCTAATGTATGCAGATGATACAGTTCTTTTTAGTGAAACTGTTGATGGTTTACAAAAGATGATAGACAGTGTAGACATATATTCTAGAGAGTATGATTTGGATATTAACTTGTCTAAAACCAAAATTGTTGTGTTTAGAAATAGAGGCCTCGTTAAAGCGACTGAAAAATGGTACTTAAATGATGTTGATATTGAATTATGTGATGAATTTACATATCTTGGTCTACTTTTTAAATACAATGGTAACTTTGTACATACACAGAAAATGTTAGCTAATCAGGGTAGAAAAGCATTATTTAGTTTATATAGTAAAATATATGATGATTGTTTTAACCATGAAACTATGTTATCTCTTTTTGACACATATGTATCTAGTATATTAAATTATAGTTGTGAAGTCTGGGGACATCACAAAGCCGAAAATATTGAGAAAGTTCACTTAAGTTTTTTAAAACGTATATTGAAAGTCAAAACAACTACTGTTAATTATATGGTATATAGTGAATTAGGTAGATATCCATTGTACATAGAGAGATATTGCAGAATGCTTAGATATTggtttaaattattgaaaacagATAACTGTATTTTACAATCTTGCTACCAAGAAATGTTAGAAAGATCGATACTAAAACCTCGTGACAAACAAAATTGGGCATGTGAAATAAGAAACATATTATTTCGTTATGGTTGCCAAGATGTATGGTTACACCAAAATGTTATCAATGTTGATCATTTTTTGCTAGAAATTGTTAATAGAATGAAAGGTAGTTTTGTCAGTGAAATGAATGCTTTTTTCAATGAGTCATCAAAGTgtaatttttatagatatatacaCGATCCAGATACTATACAATTTTACCTACAAAAACCTGTAAACTATGTGTTTAAGCCATATATTAGTAGATATAGATTGTCTGCACACTGCCTTAACATTGAAACTGGTAGATTTTGTAATATTGAAAGAGAAAACAGATTATGTAATATGTGTGATAAAAACAtgattgaagatgaataccattatattttacaatgtgagaaatattctgatataaggaaaacatatataaaaccattttattggaaaaaaccATCTAGTTACAAACTTGTTCAATTATTGTCTGTTCATAACATCAAAGAGCTTAACAATCTAGGTAAATACCTTTATTTAGCTGATAAGATTCGTTATTCATAA